The following proteins are encoded in a genomic region of Pseudoxanthomonas suwonensis 11-1:
- a CDS encoding O-succinylhomoserine (thiol)-lyase yields MSTQSSPIASSEVTPACRPATAAVRAGIDRDTAYGAVTPPIVLSSNFSFDGFGNKRQYDYTRSGNPTRDLLAEALSDLEGGAGGVVTATGMGAITLVLHALLQPGDRLVVPHDAYGGSWRLFNALAAKGHFELVTADLTDPCSLADALATSPKLVLVETPSNPLLRITDLRLVIDAAHRAGARVVVDNTFLSPALQQPLALGADLVLHSTTKYVNGHSDVVGGAVVAADAETHQQLVWWANALGLTGSPFDSFLTLRGLRTLDARMRVHQENANAIAALLDGHPAVEKVYFPGLASHPGHAVAARQQSGFGAMLSFELRGGEPAVRAFVDSLRWFTLAESLGGVESLVAHPASMTHAAMTPEARAKAGISDGLLRLSIGIEASDDLVADVAAALAAAEAAAPLPAERARA; encoded by the coding sequence ATGAGCACCCAGTCCTCCCCGATCGCTTCCAGCGAAGTGACCCCCGCCTGCCGCCCGGCCACCGCCGCGGTCCGCGCCGGCATCGACCGCGACACCGCCTACGGCGCGGTCACCCCCCCGATCGTGCTGTCGAGCAATTTCAGCTTCGACGGCTTCGGAAACAAGCGCCAGTACGACTACACCCGCAGCGGGAACCCGACCCGCGACCTGCTGGCCGAGGCGCTGAGCGACCTGGAAGGCGGTGCCGGCGGCGTGGTCACCGCCACCGGCATGGGCGCGATCACCCTGGTGCTGCACGCGCTGCTGCAGCCGGGCGACCGCCTGGTGGTGCCGCACGACGCCTACGGCGGCAGCTGGCGCTTGTTCAACGCGCTGGCCGCCAAGGGCCACTTCGAACTGGTCACCGCCGACCTCACCGATCCGTGCTCGCTGGCCGATGCGCTGGCCACCTCGCCGAAGCTGGTACTGGTCGAGACCCCGTCCAACCCGCTGCTGCGCATCACCGACCTGCGCCTGGTGATCGACGCCGCGCACCGCGCGGGCGCGCGGGTGGTAGTCGACAACACCTTCCTCTCGCCCGCGTTGCAGCAGCCGCTGGCGCTGGGCGCGGACCTGGTGCTGCATTCGACCACCAAGTACGTCAACGGGCACAGCGACGTGGTCGGCGGCGCGGTGGTGGCGGCCGATGCCGAAACCCACCAGCAGCTGGTGTGGTGGGCCAACGCGCTGGGCCTGACCGGTTCGCCGTTCGACAGTTTCCTGACCCTGCGCGGCCTGCGCACGCTCGATGCGCGGATGCGCGTGCACCAGGAGAACGCCAACGCCATCGCCGCGCTGCTGGACGGCCATCCGGCGGTGGAGAAGGTCTACTTCCCGGGCCTGGCCTCGCATCCGGGCCATGCCGTCGCGGCACGCCAGCAGTCCGGTTTCGGCGCGATGCTCAGCTTCGAGCTGCGCGGCGGCGAGCCGGCGGTGCGTGCCTTCGTCGACAGCCTGCGCTGGTTCACCCTGGCCGAGTCGCTCGGCGGCGTGGAAAGCCTGGTCGCGCATCCGGCGTCCATGACCCATGCGGCGATGACGCCGGAGGCGCGCGCCAAGGCCGGCATCTCCGACGGACTGCTGCGCCTGTCGATCGGCATCGAGGCCAGCGACGACCTGGTCGCCGACGTGGCGGCCGCGCTGGCCGCGGCCGAGGCGGCGGCGCCGCTGCCGGCCGAACGGGCACGGGCGTGA
- a CDS encoding homoserine dehydrogenase, with amino-acid sequence MAPPARRLALLGTGAVGSAFVARYHLLQARGLALPPVLWLANSRTVLKAGRDLDAALALAAAAPLRAGELQGWAEAEALREGDVLVDATASELVANWHPEWLARGVNVVTANKLGHGGLLARSQAICEAQARSGASYGDGATVGAGLPLLRSLRGLVAGGDRIHAVEGVLSGSLAWLFNHYDGSRPFSALVAEAAAAGFTEPDPRVDLSGEDVRRKLLILARAAGLPLEIRQVQVESLVPPELASLPVQRVAGALERLDAPLASRLDQARALGGCLRFVGSFDADGARASLQVLPPSHPLAAGAGTDNRVAIRSDRYRDQPLLIQGPGAGADITAAALLDDVLRIAA; translated from the coding sequence CTGGCGCCGCCCGCCCGCCGGCTGGCGCTGCTCGGCACCGGCGCTGTTGGGAGCGCCTTCGTCGCGCGCTACCACCTGCTGCAGGCCCGTGGCCTCGCCTTGCCCCCGGTGCTGTGGCTGGCCAATTCGCGCACGGTGCTCAAGGCCGGTCGCGACCTCGATGCAGCGCTGGCGCTGGCCGCTGCCGCACCGTTGCGCGCCGGAGAACTGCAGGGCTGGGCCGAGGCCGAGGCGCTGCGCGAGGGCGACGTGCTGGTCGACGCCACCGCCAGCGAGCTGGTCGCCAACTGGCATCCGGAATGGCTGGCGCGCGGCGTCAACGTGGTCACCGCCAACAAGCTTGGCCATGGCGGCCTGCTGGCGCGGTCGCAGGCGATCTGCGAGGCGCAGGCGCGCAGCGGCGCCAGCTATGGCGACGGCGCCACGGTCGGCGCCGGCCTGCCGCTGCTGCGCAGCCTGCGCGGGCTGGTGGCCGGCGGTGACCGCATCCACGCGGTGGAAGGCGTGCTGTCCGGTTCGCTGGCCTGGCTGTTCAACCATTACGACGGCAGCCGGCCGTTCTCGGCCCTTGTGGCGGAGGCAGCGGCCGCCGGCTTTACCGAGCCGGATCCGCGGGTGGACCTTTCCGGCGAGGACGTGCGCCGCAAGCTGCTGATCCTGGCGCGCGCGGCGGGACTGCCGCTCGAGATCCGCCAGGTGCAGGTGGAATCACTGGTGCCGCCGGAACTGGCTTCGCTGCCGGTCCAGCGGGTGGCGGGCGCGCTGGAACGGCTCGACGCGCCGCTGGCCTCGCGGCTGGACCAGGCCCGCGCGCTGGGCGGCTGCCTGCGCTTCGTCGGCAGCTTCGACGCCGATGGCGCGCGTGCCTCGCTGCAGGTGCTGCCGCCGAGCCATCCGCTTGCTGCAGGTGCCGGTACCGACAACCGCGTGGCGATCCGCTCCGACCGTTACCGCGACCAGCCGCTGCTGATCCAGGGACCGGGCGCGGGAGCCGACATCACCGCGGCGGCCCTGCTGGACGACGTGCTGCGCATCGCGGCGTGA
- the metX gene encoding homoserine O-succinyltransferase MetX: MNTATALTHEPPCTTALRGEVAVALPMRHAGVQGVNLRYELQGPAGAPVVLVAGGISAHRHVSASAEFPEKGWANALVANGRTLDPARVRVLAFDYVAADGRLDVPVDTADQADAVALLLDALGIERLQAFVGYSYGAMVGLQFAARHPSRLRHLVAVSGAHRPHPYACAWRALQRRAVALGQLQCADAAGLALARQFAMLSYRTPEEFGERFDAAPEIVNGRVRCAAEDYLDAAGAQYVARTPVTAFLRLSESIDLHRIDPAAVQVPVTVVAVEGDRLVPLSDSVNLVEGLAGRGQLRVLRSPYGHDAFLKETDRIDLILAAVLRGNGAAA, encoded by the coding sequence GTGAACACCGCCACCGCCCTCACCCACGAGCCCCCCTGTACCACCGCCCTGCGCGGCGAGGTTGCCGTGGCGCTGCCGATGCGCCACGCCGGCGTGCAGGGCGTGAACCTGCGGTATGAGCTGCAGGGGCCGGCCGGGGCGCCGGTGGTGCTGGTGGCCGGCGGCATCTCCGCCCACCGCCATGTCTCGGCCAGCGCGGAATTCCCCGAGAAGGGCTGGGCCAATGCGCTGGTCGCCAACGGCCGCACGCTCGATCCGGCGCGGGTGCGCGTGCTGGCCTTCGACTACGTCGCCGCCGACGGCCGCCTCGACGTTCCGGTGGATACCGCCGACCAGGCCGACGCGGTCGCGCTGCTGCTGGACGCGCTCGGGATCGAGCGGCTGCAGGCCTTCGTCGGCTATTCCTACGGCGCGATGGTCGGGCTGCAGTTCGCGGCGCGGCATCCGTCGCGGCTGCGCCACCTGGTCGCGGTCAGCGGGGCGCACCGTCCGCACCCCTATGCCTGCGCCTGGCGCGCGCTGCAGCGGCGCGCGGTCGCGCTGGGCCAGCTGCAGTGCGCGGATGCCGCCGGCCTCGCCCTGGCCCGCCAGTTCGCGATGCTCAGCTACCGCACGCCCGAGGAATTCGGCGAGCGCTTCGACGCCGCGCCGGAAATCGTCAACGGCCGCGTGCGTTGCGCCGCCGAGGACTACCTCGATGCCGCCGGCGCGCAGTACGTGGCGCGCACTCCGGTCACCGCCTTCCTGCGCCTGTCCGAATCGATCGACCTGCATCGCATCGATCCGGCCGCGGTACAGGTGCCGGTCACCGTGGTCGCCGTGGAAGGCGACCGCCTGGTGCCGCTGTCCGATTCGGTGAACCTCGTCGAAGGCCTGGCCGGCCGCGGCCAGCTGCGCGTGCTGCGCTCGCCGTACGGGCACGACGCCTTCCTCAAGGAAACCGACCGCATCGACCTCATTCTCGCCGCCGTCCTGCGCGGCAACGGAGCCGCCGCATGA
- a CDS encoding GntR family transcriptional regulator — translation MDASSLHINPGLPDPIYRQIAEQIRRLASAGHLRPGDALPSVREVAAVHAINPMTVSRAYSQLEAEGVLERLRGKGMVVAHGARPSGGVAARMQQLEPALREAARHSRELELPVDRVLARLRQLLEEDDA, via the coding sequence ATGGATGCCTCCTCGCTACACATCAACCCGGGGTTGCCGGACCCGATCTACCGGCAGATCGCCGAGCAGATCCGGCGCCTCGCCAGCGCCGGCCACCTGCGGCCGGGCGACGCCCTGCCCTCCGTGCGCGAGGTCGCCGCGGTCCATGCCATCAACCCGATGACGGTCTCCCGTGCCTACAGCCAGCTAGAGGCCGAAGGCGTGCTGGAGCGCCTGCGCGGCAAGGGCATGGTCGTGGCCCATGGCGCCCGCCCCAGCGGGGGCGTGGCCGCACGCATGCAGCAGCTCGAGCCTGCCCTGCGCGAGGCCGCCCGCCACAGCCGAGAACTGGAACTCCCCGTCGACCGCGTGCTCGCGCGGTTGCGCCAACTCCTGGAAGAGGACGACGCATGA
- a CDS encoding M23 family metallopeptidase produces the protein MTLAAQRVLLALAILVLGAALPAHASRFWRGNDASPATAPRPDAGRNVEQGAPVSLRLVDRGSHHEVRVGNRLPGPVEVQLGLRRSENISAVPAMPVRATVGARAEVVVARLYASDPGKPHGFDVQLEQTLGDPHARPLDYRYGLPFDQARVSVGQGPGGRFSHDDAQNRHAVDFALPEGTPVLAAREGVVLQLESGFAGTGLDRERYATRANQVRILHPDGSMAVYAHLAPEGVLVQVGQQVRKGQQIALSGNTGYSTAPHLHFVVQVNRGMRLESVPFRMFAGPSELRFARGADSDGH, from the coding sequence ATGACCCTGGCAGCGCAGCGGGTCCTGCTCGCCCTGGCGATCCTCGTGCTGGGGGCCGCCCTGCCCGCCCACGCCTCGCGGTTCTGGCGCGGCAACGACGCCTCGCCCGCCACCGCACCCCGGCCGGACGCGGGCCGCAACGTCGAGCAAGGCGCGCCGGTATCCCTGCGCCTGGTCGACCGTGGCAGCCACCACGAGGTGCGGGTCGGCAACCGCCTGCCGGGTCCGGTCGAGGTGCAGCTGGGCCTGCGCAGGAGCGAGAACATCAGCGCGGTGCCGGCCATGCCGGTGCGGGCCACGGTCGGCGCGCGCGCCGAGGTGGTCGTCGCACGCCTGTACGCCAGCGATCCCGGCAAGCCCCACGGTTTCGACGTGCAGCTGGAGCAGACCCTGGGCGACCCGCACGCACGGCCACTGGACTACCGCTACGGCCTGCCGTTCGACCAGGCCCGGGTAAGCGTGGGCCAGGGCCCCGGCGGCCGTTTCAGCCACGACGACGCGCAGAACCGCCACGCCGTGGATTTCGCCCTGCCCGAGGGCACGCCGGTGCTGGCCGCGCGCGAGGGCGTGGTGCTGCAGCTCGAATCAGGCTTCGCCGGCACCGGACTGGACCGCGAGCGCTACGCCACCCGCGCCAACCAGGTCCGCATCCTGCATCCGGACGGCAGCATGGCCGTGTATGCGCACCTGGCACCCGAAGGCGTGCTGGTGCAGGTCGGCCAGCAGGTACGCAAGGGCCAGCAGATCGCGCTGTCGGGCAACACCGGTTACAGCACCGCGCCGCACCTGCACTTCGTGGTCCAGGTCAACCGTGGCATGCGCCTGGAATCGGTGCCGTTCCGCATGTTCGCCGGCCCCTCGGAACTGCGTTTCGCCCGCGGCGCGGATAGCGACGGCCATTGA